From the genome of Desulfurella amilsii:
AAAAACCTTGCAGAACTTAAAAACAATGGGGAATGTAAATTAAGCAAATCAGTAAAGCAGGGTTTCATCCAAATACCTTTTATAAAGCTTTTAAAAAACATTGAATATAAAGCACAGGAGGTGGGTATAAATGTTTACTGGATAGATGAAGCGTATTCTTCTAAATCAAGCTGTATATCAGATGACATAATCAGCATACAGCTGAATAAGCCCAAATCAACTAATGCTTTCAATGGAAAGCGTGTTGAGAGAGGGCTGTTTTTAGACACAGTAATATCTAAAATATTCAATGCTGATATTAACGGGGCAGTAAACCACATTAAGATTGCAGCAGCAAAAAGCTTTGAGTGGCTAAAAAACAGCTTATTTAAGCTTTGCAACCCAATAAAAATAAAAAGCGACTACGAATTCTGCAAGTTCCTAAAAAACATGCAGAATAGTGTGTCGGGTAAGTCTGTGCTTTGGGCAAACCAAAGCACAGAAGCGTCGGGGTCTACTTGAGTAAGTTTTTGACAGAAAATGGTAGATGTAAGTCGACGGTAAAATGCCAGAAGTTAGTTTAGAACAAAAAGAAAATTTGCTTGCATTAGTTAACAAGGCTCAGGAAATCAAAAAACAAATTGAGTCGTATGGAAATGTTTTAGATACTGATAATAATTTATGTCCTGTATGCAGGAAAGGCTTTTTAAAAGAAACTAAATCAGAAAGCTTTTTCAGCAAGATTTACACTTACCAAAACTGCAAAGCAGAGTTTAGAAAAGGTATTTTAAATAAATTTCAGCTTATCAAAGCTTACGATGATCCCTATGGAGTTTATCAAAAGTTTAATCAATATAAATTTACTTTAAGCGAATGGAAAGCTTTAACTGTTGATTATTACAAAAAAGGCGTTTATCCTTTAAATAAAAAATTTGAGGAAATTAAAGACGCAATCAAAAAAGAGATTTTACAGCAATTTATTAATGGCAATTTAAAGCTTAATTTTATCAATACAGACAAGTTTGTATTACAGCCAGATGAGTTTATTTACTTTAATTCAGTTGCAACAAAATTAGAGTTTCAAAAACACAAAACAGTCCATAAACAGGCGCAGACACCAAGAAAATACAGCGGTTTTTCAATAAGAATAGCAAAAGGGATTACTTACTACACAGGAAGCTCCCGCTCATCTCAAAAGCCTGAAACCTTTGTGGAAGAATATACAAGCTTGGACGAAAAAGACAGAGGCGATTTTGTAATAACAAACCAAAAGATTTTTTTCTCAAGCCCTGTAAAGAATATTGCAATACCATTCAAAAAAATAACAGCCATTGATTTTGACGAAGGCGAAAACGCTTTATCTATTACGCACCAGCTTAAAGCACCATCAATATTTAGAATAAGCAAAACCTTTAATATCAATTTGAATGGTTTAGAGTTGGAAATTACTTTAAGCAATAAAGATATTGCAGATGTAATAAAGTTTTTTATTGAAAAAGAATAGGAGTTTAAAATGGGAATGCCCACAAACGGCAACGGCAACCTGCCGATTAACTATAAATCCGCTAAAATAGAATATTTAAGTGATGACCAGCTGAATGCCTTAACTCAAAGCTTTATGGATTTCTTTGAAAATGGCGTTGGCATGCTTAGGAAAAAGCGTGGCAGATATTGGATTGTTTATTTGTTTTTGCGTTTTACAGGCGCAAGGCTCAATGAAGTGTTAAGCATAGATGACAATACAGATATAGATTTTAGAAACTACGAAGTAAAGCTAATTACTTTAAAGCAAAGAAGTAAAACATTCCGCATTGTGCCTGTGCCAAGTCAAGCGATCAGCGAACTTGCCACATATTTAGCGCAGTTTCCAGATGCAAAAGGCAAGGTTTTTAAGCTGATAGACAGAAATTTTAGAGTAATCTTTTCTAAATTAGGCAAAAAAGCAGGCATACCAAAAGACTTGGCTCACCCGCATATATTGCGTCATACAAGGTCAATAGAGTTACTGAGGGCAGGAGTGCCTGTTACTGCGGTGCAGGCATTGCTGGGACACGCATCACTTACTACCACAGCGATATATTTAAGGTTAAGCGGACAGGAGATTAAATGGATACTAAAAGAAAAAGGTTTGATTTAAATAGTAAAAAGCAAATTTATCTTAATGAGATAAACGCTATAAATGTAATGAGTAGCAAAGAATTAACCGTATTAGCAAAACAAATTGCTAATGCTAAAAATGCCATACTTGAAACACTCATTGCAACCCCCTCATTCAGCTTAGCATTAGACAGCTTAATTAATGATATCAATAACAATCATATAGAATTAAAAAATATCTCTAACAACATTAACGATTTTAGACAAAACAAAGAGAATACTATAAAACGCAATTTTTTATACATTCTTTCGGAAGTCAAATCTATGCTTGATAATCAAAAGCCACAGCAGGAAATTATTGCAAAACTATATAAGCTTAACTTTACAGATTTTTATCTCAAAAAAATAATAAATAAGCTTGATAAACGCACGCTTTAGCGTCTTCAACAGGGCATATCTTTTTAGTAAGCAATATTGCCTCTAATAAGTGAGCCATTACAGTTTCTTTTAAAATATTATCATCATCACCATTAACATAAACTTTTCTTTCTTCCACTATACACCTCCTATAATTTTTTGATTTTTATAAATAGAACACTACCAGCATTTATGATTTAAATGCTGGTAGTGTGAAAATGATTAAACCGCTTCTTTGAGTTTTTTTATGCCTGCGACCTTAACCACAAAATCGCAGGCTTTTTCTGCTTTGGCTGATGCAGAAACTATAGCTTTTTTCTTATCTCTTAAAAACTCTGCCCAGCCGTTACAATAGCTGGCTGAGTTTTCTATGTTAGGCTGTAGTCCTGCCTGTGCCATCATCATACAAGACCCAATTTCTGCTACTAACTCCTCTGCAGAATACTCTTCGGTTTCCGCAAATTTATCAATAGCAAAACGGTTTAATCTTTTAGGGTGCCCCGTAGAGTGTATTACCTCGTGGGACAATACTTGTAAAAAATTTTCTGGTTTAACATTTGACATTCTAATCCTGTCT
Proteins encoded in this window:
- a CDS encoding zinc ribbon domain-containing protein, producing the protein KNLAELKNNGECKLSKSVKQGFIQIPFIKLLKNIEYKAQEVGINVYWIDEAYSSKSSCISDDIISIQLNKPKSTNAFNGKRVERGLFLDTVISKIFNADINGAVNHIKIAAAKSFEWLKNSLFKLCNPIKIKSDYEFCKFLKNMQNSVSGKSVLWANQSTEASGST
- a CDS encoding PH domain-containing protein, coding for MPEVSLEQKENLLALVNKAQEIKKQIESYGNVLDTDNNLCPVCRKGFLKETKSESFFSKIYTYQNCKAEFRKGILNKFQLIKAYDDPYGVYQKFNQYKFTLSEWKALTVDYYKKGVYPLNKKFEEIKDAIKKEILQQFINGNLKLNFINTDKFVLQPDEFIYFNSVATKLEFQKHKTVHKQAQTPRKYSGFSIRIAKGITYYTGSSRSSQKPETFVEEYTSLDEKDRGDFVITNQKIFFSSPVKNIAIPFKKITAIDFDEGENALSITHQLKAPSIFRISKTFNINLNGLELEITLSNKDIADVIKFFIEKE
- a CDS encoding tyrosine-type recombinase/integrase, with the translated sequence MGMPTNGNGNLPINYKSAKIEYLSDDQLNALTQSFMDFFENGVGMLRKKRGRYWIVYLFLRFTGARLNEVLSIDDNTDIDFRNYEVKLITLKQRSKTFRIVPVPSQAISELATYLAQFPDAKGKVFKLIDRNFRVIFSKLGKKAGIPKDLAHPHILRHTRSIELLRAGVPVTAVQALLGHASLTTTAIYLRLSGQEIKWILKEKGLI